Proteins found in one Actinomycetota bacterium genomic segment:
- a CDS encoding Lrp/AsnC ligand binding domain-containing protein — MVTAYILVQTEVGKAAEVAKEIVRIEGVQQAEDVTGPYDVIVRAEARNIDELGKLVVARVQAVDGITRTLTCPVVHL; from the coding sequence GTGGTGACGGCATACATCCTGGTCCAGACCGAGGTCGGCAAGGCCGCGGAGGTCGCCAAAGAAATCGTCCGGATCGAAGGCGTGCAACAGGCCGAGGACGTCACCGGCCCCTATGACGTGATCGTCCGCGCCGAGGCCCGCAACATCGATGAGCTGGGCAAGCTGGTGGTCGCGCGGGTGCAGGCGGTCGATGGCATCACCAGGACCCTCACCTGTCCGGTGGTGCACCTCTAG